TAAGGGTAGGATCTATGCCACGGAAAGGACCAGTACCAAAAAGACAGGTGCCGCCTGATCCCAAATATGGGAGTGAATTGGTTGCGAGGTTTATCAATCGTCTGATGCTTGATGGCAAAAAGAGCGTGGCGCGGCGCATTTTTTACGGTGCCATGGAGCTTTTGCGCCAAAAAAGCGGCGGGGAAGATCCTCTCAAAATCTTTGAGAAGGCAGTGGAAAATGTTAAGCCTTTGCTTGAGACCCGTTCCCGTCGTGTAGGTGGCGCTACTTATCAAGTTCCTGTGGAGGTGCGCCCTGAGCGTCAGCGCACTCTCGCGATACGCTGGATTATCCTTGCCGCGCGCGAGCGTCCTGAAAAAACCATGATAGAAAGGCTCGCGGGAGAGCTTTGGGACGCTTACAATAACCGCGGCGCAGCTATTAAAAAGAGAGAAGATACCCATCGGAT
The window above is part of the Thermodesulfatator atlanticus DSM 21156 genome. Proteins encoded here:
- the rpsG gene encoding 30S ribosomal protein S7, producing the protein MPRKGPVPKRQVPPDPKYGSELVARFINRLMLDGKKSVARRIFYGAMELLRQKSGGEDPLKIFEKAVENVKPLLETRSRRVGGATYQVPVEVRPERQRTLAIRWIILAARERPEKTMIERLAGELWDAYNNRGAAIKKREDTHRMAEANRAFAHYRW